The window TTTCCTTTGAAGGCAAAGGATTTTTCTCTTGTGTTTCTGTCTTCTTCAACTTGGACTTGTCAAATTTCTCAATTTCAGCCATATCTGGTTTGTCAGCCATATTTGCCGATTAATCTGCACattaaagaagaaaaaatggTTAACACTGCTATACCACCCTTTTTTTCCTTCAGAAATGTATGGATCTCTTGTATTAATGCCAACCAACCCAGCTCCTTCTTCTTGCTGAACTGTAAAATAATAATCCTGGCTTTAAAAAGACTATTTTATCAAATGTTCATCATGATAATATAGCATGCATCacacaggggggaaatgaagctACGCCCAGATGGAGGGACCTCTgaagcagttgggggggggggcgtatttttaaaaaaaccccaaacaaaacacccttcaGTTTTATGAAAAAAGAAATCTAATTCAAAACAAGATTCTTTGTTCGAAGGCATGCTTCTTCAAGTAACATTAGGCACAATCTATCCTTTTAGAGACAACAGAGAGAATTGCGTTTGGAATAAAAGAAGATTTTTCCCCCCGGGGGAAGGATCCTCATGTCCATGAAATAGTGCCCACACAATACAACGCGACTATGCTAATCACATTCTCCATCTTAGTGTCTGTCTCCCAGCACATTTGGATGGAGTCCTgcattctttcctcctcctcacaaaGAAGTACAGCTGCAGCCTGAGGAGCCAGCCCAACCACCGcccttcctctttctctgctGCCTCACTGGCTTTCTTAACGCGACCAGATCAGATCCACAACGCAGCTTGCAGTGAAACAAaggagggctgttcttttgttgcCGAGCATGTAGGGCAGATGATTCTACGATAACCCCCAATCCCGTTAGGCGATCACGCCCAAATcaagctctgctggatcatcTTGCAGGAGACAAGATGTTAAGTCTCGGACGGATGCCAAGCGAAAGACCAAGGTCAttgcaagaaggaaggaagacattTAGCTAGGTGTCGATTTGGTGCCTCTCTCCCGCACCTCCCCGGCAAGCCCAATAGGTAACAGAAAGGCTTCTCCTCCCGAGACAATCGCAGCCGTCCGAACGTTAATCTCTTCGGTCTACTACATCCACATTAAAGGAGACAGATACTGTGCCGCAAAATCTAAGCTGTTCCACTCAGTTAAGCCGCTCTTTGATGCATTTCGGAAGAAGTCCTTAATGCAAACGTTCGATAAAGCAGAGCTCAAAAGACCAATTTCCCTCTGAAATCCAAGCCTATCAAAACATGCATGAAAAAATAAATGCGAACACACACACGCCAAAGTGGATATAAATTGTATCCTCACCAGTGATGATGCGCACAGACACAACTCCAACCTCTACAGCAGCTGCTCTGGACTATAGTATCAAAGGACTCTCTCGCTGCATGACCAGTTATACTCCACTGCTATGCAAATAGCATGTGATGTCATCCTCCACAGCTTAACTGTTTCACCGCCCCTGCAAGTTCTCTGCTTCCTCTTTTGTGCAAAAGAGGGGAAAAGGCAGTGCTGATGCTACATATAAAAAGCAAAAGCCAGCAATGAAAACTTCACATGTAAATGATTACTTGTATAGCCTTCTCCCCCGTTCCCTGAAGGGGATTatattgcatgtgtgtgtgattcCAGTAAGCACTGTTCTTAACAAACGTGAAGGGCTGTGCTTCCTCAGACATGCCTTTCATTCTCTGACTGGGAAACGGCCACGCCATATAGGCAGCGGGCCAGTAAAACACGCAGGAGGCCTATCTTCATAGAACCtgacaaaaaaaatatttaagaataTGTGCTGTCTGCAATTTATGCCTATCCTACGAAGACGCATCTTTTGGATTAGATGGTGGCAGGGTTTGAGTTACCCTTTGTGTTTATGCAGATATCGGGGGTTTCAATTCAAAAGAGCAAACAATCTTGCCACTTGAGTCAGGCAAACGTTACATTAAATGGCCTTGGTCAAAACAACAGGTAATTTAAAAACTGGCCAGGACGGTACAACTCTTCTTATGGACAAGGGGCACATTATTTATGAGCTAGAGGTCTGAAATAAAGGGTGGAGGGAATCTGCTGTGTTCTTACtcaaatatttccattttaatttAAATGCTCCTAAATACAATAAACCATCTATACTCTCTAGAGATACTCAATCTTAGTTGCAGTAGTCTGTGTCActcaatggctttttaaaaatggactgtCACATATTTTGAAAGGTTCTTCCCTGAAATGAGAAGGGAGttctgtaaaaaaataaaaataaatgatggcAACATATACTTGGAGCCAGAAATCAGCACTGTAAAATGATCGTAGTTGTTGCTTTTTGCCTGTTCTTTTGGTTTCCTCTTCTTGTGGGGTGCTTATGACTGTTCCCAGTCCTGGCTGTATTGCTCAGTTCCCCAAATGGCTGCACAGTGCATATATTTTGCGGCTGCGTATATTgtggctctctctctcagtctttaTTGATCAGACTATGCAGACTGCCTCATCCCATCCCCTTTAGTTCAAGGATGGGGGATGACGCCTCTCAGCCTCCTGCTGCCTTTGCAATTTGTGCTGCAACCCTTAGAAATCTCATACGCCATGCTTTCTTCGAGGATCAGCAGACAATAGCTCCAGTGTGTAATGAGACTGTGGTTTGCccatctcctccccccactcccattcACTCTAACTGGGTTATTATGAACCGTGCCATCTCTTTGCATGTGTCTGCCTGATGCGTGGTGGTTCGAGAATAAACAATGCAGGGAGAAGTAAGAATTCCACAACAGGCAGGCCTTAGCTGAATGAGCGCTGGATCTTCACATGGATTCAAGAAAGCCATTCAAATGTTGCTCCAGTTAGGGATCAAGTGTCTGTTATGAAAGGGCTGATATTCTTTCTTCTCCCTGCAAAGTATAATACTGAGAAGGTCTTCTCCAGAAATATGTGCAAGAAGAACGGGAAATGGAACACAACAGAAATGCTTAATCACTTATCATGAGTTTACAAGGACATCCTGTGCAAGAAAAATACTTATTGCATTTCTTAAGCAGacatgctaataataataataataataataataggtgcaaaaacattttaaaatgaattttaaattacattttcaaGTATCCTTGCCATCTCTTTTCCTGCTGCCAAACTGTTGCTATTTGCAGCTGTTAATTTATTCACACATATACAAAAATATAGTTGCTCATTGATTAGCATGGCTAGTAAtatttttatattacttttacagTACAGTGGCTAGGAATAAAACAAATTGTTGGGCTgctgaaactcattgggtgacaaGTTGAACACCAAAGGAATTAGGGGTGTGTTCCACATGAAAGACTGCTTTACACAATACCTATTCAACAGGAAAAATGCCTGTAGTCACAGTTTAAACCATATCATATGAGACAGTCAGATACAGGTTATTATTTTACCTTTGGTACACAGAATGTACCAAATAGATGGGGAGCCCAGGATACCTGCTACCCTCAATATTAAAATAGAAACATATCTGTCTTACTTGTAAGATTCATGCTATATAACCTGCAGGCTGCACACTGGTAACATGTTCAGTATCTCACTCCAGGAGTACCACATTGTATTTTCATAGTAATAAAGCTATGCTAGTCTTCCTCCATTTTGGGGAGAAAAGAGTATACCTCTTTGTATTGGATGTAAAGGAACATGGAGGATGCTGCTTTTGAAAAGTGACACTTGCTCAGCTATTTCTGTCCAGAAGAATCAACATAATTCCATTCCACTTCAGGACTGTGCAGATGGCCTTTTTCAAGCACACTAGAGAAAACAGTAGGAAACTACTGATGCATTTTCCACCATTAATTAAGCCCACATAATCAAACCTAATGGTCAGATTTATAACCTAAAGTGGTAGGTGTCGCTGCAGCAGTGAACCAGTGGTAAACTATGGCCCAGACCATAAGAGCATATCATATGGTAAAATCTAcactaacattaaaaaaaatattgtcttactatttagtttttattattgtgtttttCTTGTTATTGTTAGTCACCCTGATAATATGTATATTGAAGTGAGGCATAGAAACTGAGCAACTGTTCTTGGactgtatcataggaacataggaacatgccttatactgagtcaggccattaatccctccagctcagtattttctacaccaggcctgctcaacttcggcccaccatgcctgctcaactcccataatccctggctattggccactgtgactggagattatgggtccaaaaacagctgggggggcacagttgagcaggcctggtctacacagactggcagcagcttctccaaggtcacaggcaagagtctcttccagccctgtctggagatgccagggagggaacttggaaccttctgctcttcccagagtgaccccatagggggatctcttccagtgctcacacgtgttgtctcccattcaaatacaaacctgtttagcaaaggggacaattaatgcttgttaccacaagaccagctctccttccataaaTGCTGTTCATGGTTCCCTTTCAAGGCAACTATCACTTCAGgctatagggtgtgtgtgtgtgtgtgtgtgtaggggtatgTGTGAATGCTCCCTCATGACAAAATATTTCACATAGAAAGGGTCTAAGAAAgaaccctgtctgaaaccctggagagccactgtcagtgcAGGTAATTCTGACCTAGGTGAACTGATGGCCTGACATAAGGCAACTCcatggcattttccagattacaattttaagtgcccctctgtattgccagtgttttgacatcatgcttgctgcgctgtcagcagggtgccatccatatttccgaTGTCTTTTTTCAAATTTTAACGATGCGTTATGGCCTATAACATGGGAAtggtgttgcaggaaagtagctgtatttttccatggtgGGGAGACTTGCAACAGAGTTTATGGACTGAAAtgtgttgcagtatggacagtccccccctcctgccgcccatgcttgcttcctccactccctccttctttttcttctattctgctatcccctggtattgctatgtcaattattttaacttgttttttctacagttatatctggtgtattgtgtggcagatgtttgtctgtctgtagtcggaagtcccataatatttttacatcttcattttctacaattttttcaattttatggtcccacaaattgttggctacaggtagcttgtattttttgcagatgttccagtgtatcatccctgctaccttgtcatgcctttgtttgtagtgcgatctttttacaacagctgattaggtggtccactgtttcatctgtttctttacaaaggcggcacttgctgtttgttgtggatttttcgacttttgctctttttgcatttgttcttagtgcctgttcttgtgcagccagtattaaaccctctgtttctttcttcaagttgccattcttaagctgttaccgtccaggcctgatttatattcagatacagacggagaagggggggtaaggaaggctgagggctggcatggtttggagaggtcaggaattagtagaggaaaagggggggaggagaaggggggggaagatggagggacccaaggcttgtaaggagcggcatattaccaggaccagagacttgagagcggtggatctcttccGCTGAAGGAGCGAGgttcttggctggagacaggagtttttgcagttgctcagatcacggctgagagtcagagcgccatggctggggaagtcttggcttctcactgcgcagtagaagtcacagacagcccgtccatggacagagttcctgcttgttgccccgcggcttagcagcaaactctgggatggcgtgtgagcagatcttgcttggaggcacaagattgctagtctgtcatgtccagagactccttcttatagtggttccatcctttgatgttcatttgagtcttctggatcacaaaaggcatctattcctgctatcctctgaatattgtattttaattaccaaaattagctcaggatatttggtcagtccagagagatctcaatctcatcttctgttagctgctatcttgaggaggggacattgcccaaagctaatctgcatctctgagttgctaGCCTGggcccaaaaggtgttaaaagtcaggagttagagagagagttagttatatttgtgtgagacagcaattacattatttcttgtgtacctctatctagtgtgtaattataacaagagaatatttaaagtaacatcaaaaggggcacatgtgtgaggcgagttaatcaacacatttgactaaggcaga of the Hemicordylus capensis ecotype Gifberg chromosome 3, rHemCap1.1.pri, whole genome shotgun sequence genome contains:
- the TMSB4X gene encoding thymosin beta-4 → MADKPDMAEIEKFDKSKLKKTETQEKNPLPSKETIEQEKQAGES